A region of the Melanotaenia boesemani isolate fMelBoe1 chromosome 6, fMelBoe1.pri, whole genome shotgun sequence genome:
atgTCAGATAAGCTGCTGACTTATATGTGAAGTTTAatacaatttcacaatttcttttctgcagttttttCTTCTGACGACACTACCAATGGGTCTCTTCCTCTCAGCTTGGCTGTATGGAAGAGGAGACAGCACtccctcatcttcatcagccTTCCCTCCACTAGCTGTCCCCACATCCTCACGTCTCGCACTCACTCTGAACTCTTCTCCTGTTTCTCCAGGAGATGTACGCTCACACTGGAGCGCCATCCATCACTCTCCTCACTTTCTGCTGTCGCCctgcaaacaggaagtgactcgCACACCTGCTGAACTCAGCAGTGATGCAGTCAGGGCAGAGATGGGAGTGAAGAGTGGGCTTCATGTGTGGGAGTTGATGTGGAGCCCCAAATACAGAGGCAGTCATGCAGTCTTGGGAATTTCAATGCAGGATTGTCCCCTGCAGGGGTCGGGTTATAACGTGCTGATAGGTGGTGATTCTCAGTCTTGGGGCTGGGAGCTTAGAACTAATCAACTCTGGCATGATGGGCAAACTCTAGGTTGTTACCCAAATAAGAGGAATAGATATCAATCTGAGGCTGGAGGGAGTTTTAGGCCAAAATTCTCCATGTCTCCAAATACAAAGAGGGCAGAGACACCTCTCCTCATTCCTGAGCGTGTCCTGCTTGTCCTGGATGCTGATGCAGGAACCCTGGGATTTGTTGTTGATGGCAGCTTCCTTGGCATAGCTTTTAAGGACCTTCCTCGTGGAGTGGAAATGTTCCCAGCAATAAGCAGCGTCAGGGGAGGAGCAAGAATACGGTTACGCTATCTGAACGGCACTGCATGTAAGTTTCACATTTACACAAACGATGCAGTGTAACGAAAAAACAATCTGTAATACCAAGATGTTTTTTCCCTCCTCAGGTAATCCCCCTGCCCTGATGGCTCTATGTGGACTTTCAATTCATCAGTTTTTAGGACATCAAAGGCAGAATGAAATGGACAAATTGCCTCTGCCACCTTTCCTCCAACACTATCTGCATTCTTGTTTCTAATTTTGATAGGCATTCAATTACAAATTTGTTTGATAAAGTCCACTTCGGTATTTGTTACAAGATagataatgtttgttttgttttttgttttttttgtttgtttttggagaAGGCCACCTACAGTCTCAGAAAGGTTAAGTCAGAAAGTCTATCTTCTTTATAGAGGATTAGACGAACTAATCCTAACTGCTTGCAGGATGGGGCTAAACAGCTTTACATAAACTGTGAAGGGCTGATGAAATAAGAAGCAAGAGAAAGCTACAAGCAGAAATTATTCAGTTGCCGGGGGCTTGTGTTTGATCGGTCTGGCACAGATTTGTGTAAAGTCATGTTAAGAGGAATAAAGGGAAGCTTTGTGTCATAAGCCATTTTAAAgccatgaaatatttttttctgtccgaaACATTTAGATGTACAATTTTCTGGAACACATTCATTTTGAGGGTATTAATTACTTAAGGAGTTGGATTTTCACCATTTCAAAATATCTCAGTGCCTTATGGCATATTTGTTTGACATAAATCTGATGTAAATATATTGCTAAAtctaaaaactgtttattttatttattataaataaatgcacattacACACATCCTTTGACAATTCTTtgaaaaacatctgtaaaaacaatgtgaataaaaaaactttttcataaaaatgaaagtctCATTTTCTGTCTACATAATAAATGACCCATATTGAACATAAAAGTTATTCTTACTGTTTCAcaattttacttcttttaacaTATAAAAACGACAGTTTATTTATGCTATGTGTTGGCACTAAGTAGCTACTGGCTTAGAAAACAAAGGAACGTTCGACACAGTTGAGTCTCTTGTTTCCATGACAATATATTGCGGGCGGAAATTAGAAGGTGGGTTTTTAATACGGAAGGCCAAAACATAATTCTCCTTTTTCATAAGACTGCGTTTACCGAGATTTGCACAAGATTAGTTGGTATTGCTATTACAGGCCCAACAGGTAATGTAAGTACACCCTGAGTTACTTCGTGGAGAagtatgtaatatatatttttgtttagctaaATTTAGCTAGCGGTCATCATGCATCAAACATTAACTAGCTAGCTGAGGCTACATTTAGCAACATTTAATACTCgattaaatatacattttaagtAACCCTTAACCTTGTTGTGATTAAAGTTAAGGAAATTACCACCTAAATGTGAAGTTACTAAAAGTTTGATAGAGATGTTTAGTTAATTTGGACAAAGCTTATCTTATTGGCCCCATTAGCTTTTTTGTCAAGCATCACTGCTCAAATTCTTTTCCGGTGTAACACCAAAATATGTTACCCATAAAATTCAGTGAGCCATCCAGTGGATATCAGCTATATTAGGATTGCACTTTGataaatcaattaattaataattgtgtgtgtgtgtgtgtgtatatatatatatgtatatatatgtgtgtgtgtgtgtgtgtgtttatttttgcataCACTAGCTGACCAAATACATAGCTCATACTTAGCACTTAGAGCACAATATCACTTATCTTTACCAACTGATTCAAAGACTGATGGCAGCAGCTCTAGGAAATCTGGGAGGTGGAGGGCTGGTTTTTGAGCCCCCTGGCAGGATtgctgatgaagaagaagaggaggaggactcACCTGCAGTACGAACAGATCATCATAATTGAGATTGTTAATGTACAGTTAATAcagcagtaaaataaacacTCCTATGCTTATATTTGTAGATTTTATTGAGTGTTTTGGTACAACATGGGCAAGTGGGCCTCTGCTTTTATGACAGTGAGGACTCCTCTTTACACTACATGGCCGACACTCCTGATAACTATGACCTCCACCTGCTGGCCAGAGGTAAACAATACACCTGCTTTTAACAAAATAGCAGGGAATTCTCCTCAAGCGGGCTTAGATTAGCAGATTAAATTATAATTGTGAATTTATAGATCATCTTCATGTACATCctatcttgtttttctgttactcAGTTATTCAGGAGGTTGCTCCCCATGTAATCATTACAAGTGCAAAGCAGGAACATTCAATGACTCGCTACCTGCAGCAACTTGGTGAGCTCTGTTCACTGAAAATTGTCTCAGCATGGAGAACCAAAAATGTGTTGATTAGATGCGATGTGGAACAACTTGTATCTGGGTCAAGGAATTCAGTGAGATTAGGGATGTTTGACACTGATGTCAGTTTGTGTGATAAGAGTTAAATTGACTATACAACTAAATGcttctttttagctttttaaatatatttttatatttgtaactgcttttgttttatggatTTCAGGTTCCAACCCAAACTACAAACCAGAGGTGGTTACCTATCCATATGTTGACTTTGGTAAACAGACAACCACCCACAACATTAATATCCCTTTGACACTTGTCAGGcagattttttaataaaaatcttccaattgtcaaaaaaaaaaaaaaactttactcagtgcattaatttttaatgttgCAGGTCTGGAGGTTGGCAAGCAGAGACTGTGCTCTGCCCATCTGCCTCTCCTTCCTAGTGATatttcagaaaaagacaaaatgtccTATCTCTCCTCCTGTATTCCCTTTGACTCATCCCTGTTGGTGAGccagctttatatatatatatatatatatatatatatatatatatcatatctTTCATGGCTCTGCAGGATATGATCATAAACTACAGTATCCATCATTTCTCTCATATTTGAGAGTGCGTGTATCTCTTTTGGTTAGCCTAGGGCAGTGGGGGCTCTGCTGAAATGTCTGGACAG
Encoded here:
- the LOC121641886 gene encoding SPRY domain-containing SOCS box protein 1, coding for MGLFLSAWLYGRGDSTPSSSSAFPPLAVPTSSRLALTLNSSPVSPGDVRSHWSAIHHSPHFLLSPCKQEVTRTPAELSSDAVRAEMGVKSGLHVWELMWSPKYRGSHAVLGISMQDCPLQGSGYNVLIGGDSQSWGWELRTNQLWHDGQTLGCYPNKRNRYQSEAGGSFRPKFSMSPNTKRAETPLLIPERVLLVLDADAGTLGFVVDGSFLGIAFKDLPRGVEMFPAISSVRGGARIRLRYLNGTACNPPALMALCGLSIHQFLGHQRQNEMDKLPLPPFLQHYLHSCF